One stretch of Aquimarina sp. Aq107 DNA includes these proteins:
- a CDS encoding T9SS type A sorting domain-containing protein, translating to MKSFIKNFLFISFGITILYGQEQIKEGSDFDHIDTYVPKTFKLTTSNETVAGLEEYLEGYELFDFNFEEVYKHVNKDNYVSELVIAAEKWKYIIRLQSNDIRSPEYVEAINGEIINERVETTNIIDQVDTYKGFADKNRNNVVRVTIAKDNFWGYIYDKEKDDWLFFESTRSFLKNNEVKNLLLVYRMNDLKEESLGTCQQVIIAIEDEEEISIRGKIFTAKSGTTNCTPKYLEIATDADYEHYQKYRNSGGSNAKILSLLNQTEGIFSIYFNILFSVTGQNVHTSSTDPYTSIIAEDRLGELRANSPSIFAGVNRDLNMLFTGLRRMKNDNGSLTVGGIAYLGTVCRIPTYACTVIGDVSSAFMTIAHEIGHALDMPHPFEVSGNTECNINPGIMCYGSTGYFFNPSSVIRTQNHLTSYGSCLNNINSSTVGNDWEMTWTNERNKRRLGGWYFNNGDHKLVGDFDGDTDEELLFMSSTTWSGMEDFSCDTGTDWYDIWNNNGSRWIGSWYMNDGDRHFTGDFDGDGITDLLSMSVSNAWATLQGFDATTNSWYFKWSNYGSFNISTWHIRSSDQFQIGDFDGDGKDELLGFSYNWSSLFDFDGGIFSQRWTNSGSGRIGGVDASYRNRYTPGKFTVTNTDELLTWVNTWVTVLRFNTNTSQWNWVWSQYGDSKFAHMQILPLNNEQKILIGNFDQDPTDEVLNINNVWSATADYNGTDFQQNWNNSGTGRLDNWYLNGVQNDYLTVKATPHNEKHVLALKYYERYDFLYYEKWPELSSMYRSNELHNKQNTDSTLLSQEIDKVNPYVITLYPNPVSDQIYMKIESNIYSTDGVAVEIFDFKGVKLVSENVKQNSHQIDMSSYMEGIYIIKFSDNNGFVKTHKIIVANKK from the coding sequence ATGAAATCATTCATAAAAAATTTCTTGTTTATAAGTTTTGGGATTACCATACTTTATGGACAAGAACAGATAAAAGAAGGAAGTGATTTTGATCACATCGATACGTATGTGCCCAAGACATTTAAATTAACAACTTCTAATGAAACAGTAGCCGGTTTAGAAGAGTATTTAGAAGGATATGAGCTTTTTGATTTTAATTTTGAAGAGGTTTATAAACATGTTAATAAAGATAATTATGTTTCTGAATTAGTGATAGCTGCAGAAAAGTGGAAATATATAATAAGGTTGCAATCTAATGATATCAGAAGCCCAGAGTATGTAGAAGCAATTAATGGAGAAATTATTAATGAGCGAGTAGAAACTACCAACATTATTGATCAGGTGGATACATATAAAGGATTTGCAGATAAAAACAGAAATAATGTAGTTAGAGTAACTATCGCAAAAGATAATTTTTGGGGATATATCTATGATAAGGAAAAAGATGATTGGTTGTTTTTTGAGTCCACTCGTAGTTTTTTGAAAAATAATGAAGTGAAAAATTTATTGTTGGTATACCGAATGAATGACCTAAAAGAAGAATCATTGGGAACATGTCAACAGGTAATTATAGCGATAGAAGACGAGGAAGAAATCAGTATTAGAGGTAAAATTTTTACTGCAAAAAGTGGTACAACAAATTGTACACCAAAATATTTGGAAATCGCAACCGATGCGGATTATGAACACTATCAAAAATATAGAAATAGTGGAGGTTCTAATGCCAAAATCTTATCCTTGTTAAACCAAACAGAAGGAATTTTTTCTATTTATTTTAATATTCTTTTTAGTGTTACTGGTCAGAACGTACATACATCAAGTACAGATCCATATACATCTATTATTGCAGAAGATCGATTGGGAGAATTGAGAGCAAATAGTCCTTCGATTTTTGCCGGGGTGAATAGAGATCTAAATATGCTATTTACTGGATTAAGACGTATGAAAAATGATAACGGAAGCTTAACTGTAGGGGGAATTGCTTATTTAGGAACAGTTTGTCGCATTCCTACTTATGCCTGTACGGTAATTGGTGATGTTTCTAGCGCGTTTATGACGATTGCACACGAAATAGGGCATGCATTAGATATGCCTCATCCATTTGAAGTTTCTGGTAATACAGAATGTAATATAAATCCAGGTATTATGTGCTATGGTTCTACTGGGTATTTTTTTAACCCATCTAGCGTAATTAGAACTCAGAATCATCTCACTTCGTATGGTAGTTGTCTAAATAATATAAATTCTTCTACTGTAGGAAATGATTGGGAGATGACTTGGACCAATGAAAGAAATAAAAGAAGATTAGGAGGATGGTATTTTAATAATGGAGACCATAAGTTGGTAGGAGATTTTGATGGAGATACGGACGAAGAACTTCTTTTTATGAGTAGTACCACATGGTCCGGAATGGAAGATTTTTCGTGTGATACAGGAACAGACTGGTATGATATCTGGAATAATAACGGAAGTCGATGGATTGGGTCTTGGTATATGAATGATGGTGATAGACACTTTACAGGGGATTTTGATGGTGATGGAATTACGGATCTATTGTCTATGTCTGTAAGTAATGCTTGGGCAACCTTACAAGGATTTGATGCAACAACTAATTCATGGTATTTTAAATGGAGTAATTATGGTAGTTTTAATATTTCTACCTGGCATATTAGATCCTCGGATCAGTTTCAGATAGGAGATTTTGATGGAGATGGAAAAGATGAACTATTGGGGTTCTCCTATAATTGGTCGAGTCTGTTTGATTTTGATGGAGGAATTTTTAGCCAACGTTGGACCAATAGTGGTAGCGGCAGAATAGGAGGAGTGGATGCAAGTTATAGGAATCGATATACACCTGGTAAATTTACTGTCACTAATACAGATGAATTGTTGACTTGGGTAAATACTTGGGTTACAGTTTTGAGATTTAATACGAATACTTCTCAGTGGAATTGGGTTTGGAGTCAATACGGAGACTCAAAATTTGCACATATGCAGATATTACCTCTAAATAATGAACAAAAAATATTGATAGGTAATTTTGATCAAGATCCAACAGATGAGGTTTTAAATATTAACAATGTTTGGTCAGCAACTGCTGATTATAATGGAACTGATTTTCAGCAAAACTGGAATAATTCAGGAACAGGGAGGCTTGATAATTGGTATTTAAACGGGGTTCAAAATGATTACTTAACGGTAAAAGCAACACCACATAATGAAAAACATGTACTTGCATTAAAATATTATGAACGATATGATTTTTTGTATTATGAAAAGTGGCCCGAACTATCTAGTATGTATCGCAGTAATGAATTGCATAATAAGCAAAATACAGATAGTACATTATTGTCTCAGGAAATAGACAAAGTTAATCCCTATGTAATTACGTTATACCCTAATCCGGTATCGGATCAGATATATATGAAAATTGAATCTAATATTTA
- a CDS encoding T9SS type A sorting domain-containing protein gives MNFKNILLLFFTIVSVNLGVAQNLVTNGDFSNYNTNCNDYSFAFTTTSNNCVPNWNSFSGSPSLHGVSSNPHAWMWSGGSTNHYESIQTPIAFETGKCYAVSFKVRTNDRGNQDISDHGTINVRAVNFQNGTILNEQTIFSNTIGTYLGNNWHLVTTTFTPNANYARLLINPLYTGGVKQAEMAIDDIVIEEQNLEVDFHFEDTDANTKDTFCDGETILLNGSASQGEVRYFIDAWRRPTGSTGSFQYVSGLGWTTGQLQTVNLTTLFAGNNVNFEAGYEYEIKVALGNDCIGWLPLTKRFTVLPNVGLDSNFIMNTSCAGNGTITVQVTATNPNAYQWWGLFETPTSIANGGTQIGPIQGGTTVTFSGLSRTKNYYIKHGVWKDADENCYPWQETRKIIPSSVSWAGYTADFALSVSSNFNGQVSVNVQADSNPVSVYHGWQVYDVNHNVISGFCCNSDVASFQGLLINTWYYVKHGIWNDCKEWQETRKYFRVQIQESENNIGGFILETKEYPFEPDSAYTKEINELVNSGAIYELYEEYERENSSDDKNTDLSKLEMYPNPVQSGNTLTISRSFNDPIKSIELVELSGKSTSLSFSVQKENILLEIDSRVSKGMYFVRIIRNSGEIITQQLAIQ, from the coding sequence ATGAATTTTAAAAATATTTTACTACTATTTTTTACAATAGTGTCGGTTAACTTGGGGGTAGCACAAAATCTTGTTACTAACGGAGATTTTTCTAATTACAATACAAATTGTAATGATTATAGTTTTGCGTTTACTACCACCAGCAATAATTGCGTTCCTAATTGGAACTCCTTTTCTGGGAGTCCTTCATTGCACGGCGTATCGTCTAATCCACATGCTTGGATGTGGTCAGGAGGTTCCACTAATCATTATGAAAGTATACAAACTCCTATCGCATTTGAGACCGGAAAATGTTATGCAGTTTCTTTTAAAGTAAGGACTAATGATAGAGGTAATCAGGACATAAGTGATCACGGTACTATAAATGTAAGAGCTGTTAATTTCCAGAACGGTACTATTCTTAATGAACAAACTATTTTTTCTAATACCATAGGCACATATTTAGGAAATAACTGGCATTTGGTTACAACTACATTTACACCCAATGCAAACTATGCTAGACTTTTAATAAATCCGCTATATACAGGAGGAGTGAAGCAGGCAGAAATGGCAATTGATGATATCGTGATTGAAGAACAAAATCTTGAAGTAGATTTTCATTTTGAAGATACTGATGCTAATACTAAAGATACTTTTTGTGATGGAGAGACAATTCTCTTAAACGGAAGCGCTTCTCAGGGAGAGGTTCGTTATTTTATAGATGCTTGGAGAAGACCTACGGGAAGTACAGGTAGTTTTCAGTACGTATCTGGATTAGGTTGGACTACAGGACAATTGCAAACAGTTAATTTAACGACACTATTTGCCGGTAATAATGTGAATTTTGAAGCTGGATATGAATATGAAATCAAAGTAGCATTGGGTAATGATTGTATCGGATGGTTGCCTTTAACCAAGCGATTTACAGTATTGCCTAATGTAGGATTGGATTCTAATTTTATCATGAATACTAGCTGTGCTGGTAATGGAACCATTACAGTACAGGTAACAGCAACAAACCCAAATGCGTATCAATGGTGGGGATTATTCGAAACACCAACTTCTATTGCTAATGGAGGTACGCAAATAGGACCTATCCAAGGTGGAACAACAGTTACTTTTAGTGGACTAAGTAGAACTAAAAATTATTATATCAAACATGGAGTTTGGAAAGATGCTGATGAAAATTGTTATCCGTGGCAAGAAACTAGAAAAATTATTCCTAGTTCTGTTAGTTGGGCTGGATACACTGCTGATTTTGCATTAAGTGTAAGTTCTAATTTTAATGGTCAGGTAAGTGTAAATGTACAGGCAGATAGCAATCCAGTTTCAGTATATCATGGATGGCAGGTGTATGATGTAAACCATAATGTAATCAGTGGATTTTGCTGTAATTCTGATGTGGCTTCTTTTCAAGGACTTTTAATAAATACCTGGTATTATGTGAAGCATGGAATCTGGAATGATTGCAAAGAATGGCAAGAAACTAGAAAATATTTTAGAGTTCAGATACAAGAAAGTGAAAATAATATTGGAGGTTTTATTTTAGAAACTAAAGAGTATCCTTTTGAGCCAGATAGTGCTTATACCAAAGAAATTAATGAGTTAGTTAATTCGGGTGCTATTTATGAACTATATGAAGAATATGAAAGAGAGAATTCTTCAGATGATAAAAATACCGATCTATCTAAGTTAGAGATGTATCCTAATCCGGTACAGTCAGGAAATACACTTACCATTTCGAGATCTTTTAATGATCCAATTAAAAGTATAGAACTGGTGGAGCTTTCTGGAAAAAGTACCTCGTTATCTTTTTCAGTTCAGAAAGAAAACATCCTTTTGGAGATTGATTCTAGGGTTTCTAAAGGAATGTATTTTGTTAGAATTATAAGAAATTCTGGTGAAATAATAACCCAACAGTTAGCAATACAATAA